The Streptomyces cyanogenus DNA segment TCGATGGCGTCGGCGACGGTGTGCGGGCTGCCGACGAAGGTCTGGCCGCCGTGCACCTCGATCATCAGCTCGCGGATGCTCAGCCCGCGCTCCTCGGCGAGGGCACGCCAGCGCCGGGCGGTCTCGGCCCGGCCCGTGCGGAACACCGAATGCCCCTTCAGGACCAGTGACTCGGGTTCCGGGTCGATGTCGGGCAACGGCCCGTCCGGGTCGTACGCGGACAGGTCACGGCCCCAGACGGCCTCCAGGTGGGCGATGGCGGTCTGCGGGCTCACCTGGGCCCGGGTGATCTCGTCGGCGTACGCCGTGGCTTCCTCGTCGGTGTCGGCGACGACGACCGTGGCGGTGGGCATGATCCGCAGGTCGGCCGGCGAGCGGCCGTACCGGGCCAGACGGCCCTTGACGTCCCGGTAGAAGGCGCGGGCCTCGTCCAGGCGGTTGTACTTGCTGAAGACGACCTCGGCGTCGGAGGCCGCGAACTCACGGCCCGGGTCGGACTCCCCGGCCTGGATGATCACCGGGTGCCCCTGCGGGGCGCGTGGGGTGGTGAACCGCCCCGAGATGTCGAAGTGTTCGCCGTGGTGGGCGAACTCACCGGCCCCGGGGCGCACGAACCGCCCGGTCGCCGCGTCGGCGAGCACGTCCCCCTCGGCCCAGCTGTCCCAGAGTTCACGCGCCGTGGCCAGGAACTCGGCGGCGCGCGTGTAGCGGTCGGCCTCGGCGAGGAAGCCGCCGCGGCGGAAGTTCTCACCGGTGAAGGCGTCGAAGCTGGTCACCACGTTCCAGCCGGTCCGGCCGCCGCTGAGGTGGTCCAGGGTCGCGAGGCGGCGCGCCACCTCGTACGGCTCGTTGAACGTGGCGTTGACGGTGGCGGCGACCCCGAGACGGGTGGTGGCTGCGGACAGGGCGCTCAGCATGGTCAGGTTGTCCGGGCGGCCCGCCACGTCCAGCTCGTAGAGGCTGCCCTTGTGCTCGCGCAGCCGCAGCCCCTCGGCGAGGAAGAAGAAGTCGAACTTGCCGCGCTCCGCGGTCCGTGCGAGGTGCACGAAGGAGCCGATGGCGATCTGGCTCCGGGAGCGCGGGTCCGACCAGACGGTGACGTTGTGGATGCCCGGCAGCTGGGCGGCGAGATGGATCTGCTTCGTCAAGATGCTCCTTCTGAAGCGCGCAGGCGTCACGATTCGTCCGTGACGGTTCGTCGCGAGAAAAGAGGGAAGGCGGGAAGGGCGGAAAGCCGGGAGGGCGGGCCCCGGGCGCGCGGTGTCCGGCACCGCACGTGCCCGGGTCCCTCGAACGGCGGGTCGGACGGTCAGCCCGCGGACGTCTCGGGCACCTGCCCGACGTGTCCCATGCGGTAGCCGACCCCGCGTACCGTGATGATCCACCGGCTGGAGCCGAGTTTGGCCCGCAGGCTGCTCACGTGCGTGTCGATGGTGCGGCTGGTGCGCACCCAGTTGCTGCCCCAGACCTTGGCCATCAGCTCCTTCCGGGAGACGACGGAGTCCGGCCGGGCGGCCAGCGTGTACAGCAGCTCGAACTCCGTGGCGGTCACGTCGACCACGCGGTCGCGCAGCCGTACCTCCCGCGTCCGCGGGTCGATGTGCAACGGCCTGAGCGAGATGCTGTCCGCGCCGGTCGAGTGCGGCCGGGTGCGCCGCAGCACCGCTTCGATCCGCGCGCCGATCTCCCGCGGACTCCACGTCCTGAGCACACAGTCGTCCGCTCCCGCCTTGAGCGCGAGCACCCTTTCCAGTTCGTTGTCGCGGTGCGTGCAGGCGATCAGCGGAATATCGCTTTCCGCCCGCAGTGTGCGGCAGACCTCCAGTCCGTCGATGTCGGGCAGATCCAGGGAGAGCAGCACCAGGTCGGCGTCGTGGTACGACCGCAGGATTCGCGCCCCCCTGTCGACGGTGTGGGCGGCGTACCCCTGCCGGCGCAGAGCGCCCGCCGTCGTCTCGGCCGCGGTGGAGTCCGGCTCCACGACCAGCACTTTCTTCACGCGCCCCGGCCTTTCGCTCCGGCGCCCACCCAGCGGTCCACGGCTTCGACGCGTGCCGCGGACAGCCTGGTGGCCGGCGTGGGAACAGCGCCGGGAGCGCCACACAGGTGCTGGTAGGCGTACGCTGCCGACACCATGGTCATGTGGTGGTGCCAGCCGGGGAAGGAACGGCCCTCGAAGTCGAGTACGCCGAAACGTTCCCTCAGTCTCTCCACGGTCGTCCGGGCGCCGACCTGACTGCGCGCCAGCGCCATGACCTCCTCCACGCCCCGGCTCATCAGACTGGTGATCCAGTACCGGGCGGGCTGGCCGCTGTCGGCGGAGGGCTGTTCCAGGACGTGGTACGTCCGTGAGACGCCGTCCTTGGCCGCCCCGCGCTGCGACAGCCGTACCCTTCCGGCGTACACGTTCACCCGTACCGCCTTGGAACCGCCGTGTTCCGACGGGCGCATGAACGCGTGTGGTTGACGGGCGTGCGGCTCCTCCATCAGGTCTCCGACGGTGATCACCCGTGGCGCGGGACGTCCGACGAGCACGATCTGCCCGGGATCGACCTCGCACACGAAGTCCAGCTCGCGCCGGGCGAGCCCGGCCATGACCCCGCTCGCG contains these protein-coding regions:
- a CDS encoding NtaA/DmoA family FMN-dependent monooxygenase (This protein belongs to a clade of FMN-dependent monooxygenases, within a broader family of flavin-dependent oxidoreductases, the luciferase-like monooxygenase (LMM) family, some of whose members use coenzyme F420 rather than FMN.): MTKQIHLAAQLPGIHNVTVWSDPRSRSQIAIGSFVHLARTAERGKFDFFFLAEGLRLREHKGSLYELDVAGRPDNLTMLSALSAATTRLGVAATVNATFNEPYEVARRLATLDHLSGGRTGWNVVTSFDAFTGENFRRGGFLAEADRYTRAAEFLATARELWDSWAEGDVLADAATGRFVRPGAGEFAHHGEHFDISGRFTTPRAPQGHPVIIQAGESDPGREFAASDAEVVFSKYNRLDEARAFYRDVKGRLARYGRSPADLRIMPTATVVVADTDEEATAYADEITRAQVSPQTAIAHLEAVWGRDLSAYDPDGPLPDIDPEPESLVLKGHSVFRTGRAETARRWRALAEERGLSIRELMIEVHGGQTFVGSPHTVADAIDHFVQSDGADGFVFATHLTPGGLDDFVDRVVPLLQEKGVHRPDYTGTTLRHHLGLAPRPRAERTSGNAREAS
- a CDS encoding response regulator transcription factor, producing the protein MKKVLVVEPDSTAAETTAGALRRQGYAAHTVDRGARILRSYHDADLVLLSLDLPDIDGLEVCRTLRAESDIPLIACTHRDNELERVLALKAGADDCVLRTWSPREIGARIEAVLRRTRPHSTGADSISLRPLHIDPRTREVRLRDRVVDVTATEFELLYTLAARPDSVVSRKELMAKVWGSNWVRTSRTIDTHVSSLRAKLGSSRWIITVRGVGYRMGHVGQVPETSAG